Proteins from a genomic interval of Mesobacillus sp. S13:
- a CDS encoding VOC family protein, with protein sequence MEMKMGYVILYVSDLEKTKHFYGELLGLKLRNEFGTYIEYETGSTVLSMNTREGGREITTLPIPDGVRKEQTFELGFVTEDVPGAVEKLRAAGVPILLEPTEKPWGQVVAYAADPDGHYIEICTPIG encoded by the coding sequence ATGGAAATGAAAATGGGCTATGTCATCCTATATGTTTCCGATCTGGAAAAAACAAAGCATTTTTACGGTGAGCTGCTAGGCCTTAAACTTAGAAATGAGTTTGGGACCTATATCGAGTATGAAACTGGCAGCACCGTGCTGTCGATGAACACAAGAGAAGGCGGCCGCGAAATCACGACGCTCCCCATACCGGATGGCGTAAGGAAAGAACAAACCTTTGAGCTAGGATTCGTGACAGAGGATGTCCCTGGCGCAGTAGAAAAATTGCGTGCAGCGGGAGTCCCGATCCTGCTCGAGCCAACCGAAAAACCATGGGGCCAGGTCGTCGCCTATGCAGCAGATCCTGATGGACATTATATTGAAATAT